One Globicephala melas chromosome 6, mGloMel1.2, whole genome shotgun sequence genomic window carries:
- the NCBP1 gene encoding nuclear cap-binding protein subunit 1 isoform X2 encodes MCLRCAGIGTCMHFYHLCPGLERSCTKRKMQRWTESLPTLKAILKDARRLMCPCYKYGLQRNRIHKKSILCEALQHNLPPFTPPPHTEDSVYPMPRVIFRMFDYTDDPEGPVMPGSHSVERFVIEENLHCIVKSHWKERKTCAAQLVSYPGKNKIPLNYHIVEVIFAELFQLPAPPHIDVMYTTLLIELCKLQPGSLPQVLAQATEMLYMRLDTMNTTCVDRFINWFSHHLSNFQFRWSWEDWSDCLTQDPESPKPKFVREVLEKCMRLSYHQRILDIVPPTFSALCPANPTCIYKYGDESSNSLPGHSVALCLAVAFKSKATNDEIFSILKDVPNPNQDDDDDEGFSFNPLKIEVFVQTLLHLAAKSFSHSFSALAKFHEVFKTLAESDEGKLHVLRVMFEVWRNHPQMIAVLVDKMIRTQIVDCAAVANWIFSSELSRDFTRLFVWEILHSTIRKMNKHVLKIQKELEEAKEKLARQHKRRSDDDDRSSDRKDGALEEQIERLQEKVESAQSEQKNLFLVIFQRFIMILTEHLVRCETDGTSVLTPWYKNCIERLQQIFLQHHQIIQQYMVTLENLLFTAELDPHILAVFQQFCALQA; translated from the exons gtGCGCCGGGATTGGTACGTGTATGCATTTCTATCATCTTTGCCCTGGGTTGGAAAGGAGTTGTACGAAAAGAAAGATGCAGAGATGGACCGAATCTTTGCCAACACTGAAAGCTATCTTAA AAGACGCCAGAAGACTCATGTGCCCATGTTACAAGTATGGACTGCAGAGAAACCGCATCCACAAGAAGAG CATCCTGTGTGAAGCACTGCAGCACAACCTGCCTCCTTTCACACCACCTCCTCACACTGAAGATTCGGTGTACCCGATGCCAAGGGTCATCTTCAGAATGTTTGATTACACGGATGATCCTGAG GGTCCTGTAATGCCAGGGAGTCATTCAGTGGAAAGATTTGTGATAGAAGAGAATCTTCACTGCATCGTTAAGTCCcactggaaggaaaggaagacttG TGCTGCACAGCTAGTGAGTTATCCTGGGAAGAACAAGATCCCCTTGAACTACCACATAGTTGAG GTGATCTTTGCAGAGCTGTTTCAACTTCCAGCACCCCCTCACATTGATGTGATGTACACAACACTTCTCATTGAACTGTGTAAACTTCAGCCTGGCTCTCTACCCCAAGTT CTTGCACAGGCAACTGAAATGTTATACATGCGTTTGGACACGATGAATACTACATGTGTAGACAG GTTTATTAATTGGTTTTCCCATCATCTAAGTAACTTCCAGTTCCGTTGGAGCTGGGAAGATTG GTCAGATTGTCTTACTCAAGATCCAGAAAGTCCCAAACCAAAGTTTGTAAGAGAAGTTCTAGAAAAATGTATGAG GTTGTCTTACCATCAGCGTATATTAGATATTGTCCCTCCTACCTTCTCAGCTCTATGTCCTGCAAACCCAACCTGCATTTACAAGTATGGAGATGAAAGTAGCA ACTCTCTTCCTGGACATTCGGTTGCCCTCTGTTTAGCTGTTGCCTTTAAAAGTAAAGCAACCAATGATGAAATCTTCAGCATTCTGAAAGATGTACCAAATCCTAACCAGGATGACGATGATG ATGAAGGATTCAGCTTTAACCCATTGAAAATAGAGGTCTTTGTACAGACTCTGCTACACTTAGCAGCCAAGTCATTCAGCCACTCCTTCAGTGCTCTTGCAAA GTTTCATGAAGTCTTCAAAACCCTagctgaaagtgatgaaggaaaattACATGTTCTAAGAGTCATGTTTGAGGTCTGGCGGAACCATCCACAG ATGATTGCTGTACTAGTAGATAAGATGATTCGTACACAGATTGTTGACTGTGCTGCAGTAGCAAATTGGATCTTCTCTTCAGAACTATCTCGTGACTTTACTAG ATTGTTTGTTTGGGAAATCTTGCACTCCACAATTCGTAAGATGAACAAACACGTTCTTAAGATCCAAAAGGAGCTAGAAGAGGCTAAAGAAAAACTCGCAAGGCAACATAAACGG CgaagtgatgatgatgacagaAGCAGTGACAGGAAAGATGGGGCTCTTGAGGAACAAATAGAAAGACTGCAGGAGAAAGTGGAATCTGCTCAGAGTGAACAAAAGAATCTCTTCCTTGTCATATTTCAG CGTTTTATCATGATCTTGACTGAGCACTTGGTACGATGTGAAACTGACGGGACCAGTGTATTAACACCGTGGTATAAGAACTGTATAGAGAGGCTCCAGCAGATCTTCCTACAG